The following coding sequences are from one Streptomyces venezuelae window:
- a CDS encoding response regulator transcription factor has product MTRVLLAEDDASISEPLARALRREGYEVEVREDGPTALDAGLQGGVDLVVLDLGLPGMDGLEVARRLRADGLTVPILILTARADEVDTVVGLDAGADDYVTKPFRLAELLARVRALLRRGASEPKEAPATHGVRIDVESHRAWMGDEELQLTAKEFDLLRVLVRDAGRVVTRDQLMREVWDTTWWSSTKTLDMHISWLRKKLGDDAANPRYIATVRGVGFRFEKS; this is encoded by the coding sequence ATGACCCGTGTACTGCTCGCCGAGGACGACGCGTCCATCTCGGAGCCGCTGGCCCGTGCCCTGCGCAGGGAGGGTTACGAGGTCGAAGTCCGTGAGGACGGCCCCACCGCCCTCGACGCAGGCCTGCAGGGCGGCGTCGACCTTGTCGTACTCGACCTGGGGCTGCCCGGCATGGACGGCCTTGAGGTCGCCCGCCGGCTCCGGGCCGACGGGCTCACGGTGCCGATCCTGATCCTGACCGCGCGCGCCGACGAGGTGGACACGGTCGTCGGTCTGGACGCGGGCGCCGACGACTACGTGACCAAGCCCTTCCGGCTGGCCGAGCTCCTCGCCCGGGTCCGGGCGCTGCTGCGGCGCGGGGCGAGCGAGCCCAAGGAGGCGCCGGCCACGCACGGCGTGCGGATCGACGTCGAGTCGCACCGGGCGTGGATGGGCGACGAGGAGCTCCAGCTCACCGCGAAGGAGTTCGACCTGCTGCGGGTCCTGGTGCGGGACGCGGGCCGGGTCGTCACGCGCGACCAGCTGATGCGGGAGGTCTGGGACACGACGTGGTGGTCTTCCACGAAGACCCTCGACATGCACATCTCCTGGCTGCGCAAGAAGCTCGGGGACGACGCGGCGAATCCGCGGTACATCGCGACGGTGCGGGGAGTCGGTTTCCGCTTCGAGAAGAGCTGA
- a CDS encoding peptide MFS transporter, with protein MASSLTKDSASTPGSEKTFFGHPRGLATLFMTEMWERYSFYGMKALLPLYLIAPGGMNMSATTATAIYSVYMSMVYLLAMPGGWMADRFWGPRKTVIIGAAVVILGHITLALPSSATFFAGLALVALGSGLLKANISVMVGHLYDGPKDPRRDGGFTLFYIGINLGAFLAPLSIGTVGENVNWHLGFALAAVGMALGLAQFMIGSRHLSAQSSVVSQPATPQQRASALRNGLIWLIVAAALYTLMGVTGNFADWALMPLIIAGLVIPVTVLARMKRDKELSQLEQSKLSGYIWFFVVAAVFWMIYDQNGSTLSIFGKSSTTNNLLGFDFPTSWYQSLNPIFIMALAPVVASAWLWLNKRGKEPSTAVKFASSLTLIGISFAVFLIPLIDTANNGGRVSPMWLVSIYFIQTVGELCLSPVGLSLTTKMAPEKYSAQMMGVWFLAVTAGDSVTGLLTSPQLGVDLNNSGAVAVEAIIAVLAGFGIWTSRKKVKELMGSVN; from the coding sequence ATGGCGTCCAGCCTGACGAAGGACTCCGCCAGCACCCCTGGCTCCGAGAAGACCTTCTTCGGCCACCCCCGCGGACTGGCCACTCTCTTCATGACCGAGATGTGGGAGCGCTACAGCTTCTACGGCATGAAGGCACTTCTCCCGCTGTACCTGATCGCCCCCGGCGGCATGAACATGAGTGCCACGACGGCGACGGCGATCTACTCCGTCTACATGTCGATGGTGTATCTCCTCGCCATGCCCGGCGGCTGGATGGCGGACCGCTTCTGGGGTCCGCGCAAGACGGTCATCATCGGTGCGGCCGTCGTGATCCTCGGCCACATCACGCTCGCCCTGCCGAGCTCGGCCACCTTCTTCGCCGGCCTCGCGCTCGTCGCGCTCGGCTCCGGCCTCCTGAAGGCGAACATCTCCGTGATGGTCGGCCACCTCTACGACGGTCCGAAGGACCCGCGCCGTGACGGTGGCTTCACGCTCTTCTACATCGGCATCAACCTCGGCGCCTTCCTCGCCCCGCTGTCCATCGGCACGGTCGGCGAGAACGTCAACTGGCACCTCGGCTTCGCGCTCGCCGCGGTCGGCATGGCCCTGGGTCTCGCCCAGTTCATGATCGGCTCGCGTCACCTGAGCGCGCAGAGCAGCGTGGTCTCGCAGCCCGCGACGCCGCAGCAGCGCGCCTCGGCCCTGCGCAACGGCCTGATCTGGCTGATCGTCGCCGCCGCGCTCTACACGCTCATGGGTGTGACCGGCAACTTCGCCGACTGGGCCCTGATGCCGCTGATCATCGCGGGTCTGGTCATCCCGGTCACCGTCCTCGCCCGCATGAAGCGCGACAAGGAGCTCTCGCAGCTGGAGCAGTCCAAGCTGTCGGGCTACATCTGGTTCTTCGTGGTCGCCGCCGTCTTCTGGATGATCTACGACCAGAACGGCTCGACGCTGTCGATCTTCGGCAAGAGCTCGACGACGAACAACCTGCTCGGGTTCGACTTCCCGACCTCCTGGTACCAGTCGCTGAACCCGATCTTCATCATGGCGCTGGCCCCCGTGGTCGCCTCGGCGTGGCTGTGGCTGAACAAGCGGGGCAAGGAGCCGAGCACGGCCGTCAAGTTCGCCTCCAGCCTCACGCTGATCGGCATCTCCTTCGCGGTCTTCCTCATCCCGCTGATCGACACCGCCAACAACGGCGGCCGCGTCAGCCCGATGTGGCTGGTCTCGATCTACTTCATCCAGACCGTCGGCGAGCTCTGCCTCTCCCCGGTCGGCCTGTCGCTCACGACCAAGATGGCCCCGGAGAAGTACAGCGCCCAGATGATGGGTGTCTGGTTCCTCGCGGTCACCGCGGGCGACTCGGTGACGGGTCTGCTGACCTCGCCGCAGCTGGGCGTGGACCTGAACAATTCGGGGGCGGTCGCCGTCGAGGCGATCATCGCCGTCCTGGCGGGCTTCGGTATCTGGACGTCCCGCAAGAAGGTCAAGGAACTCATGGGTTCGGTCAACTGA
- a CDS encoding alpha/beta hydrolase, with protein sequence MHAMRRTLLALALCGTLLSSGAAAEAAPEPPHGQLFRYGGHPRQNITVYGDGGTPLVIVHGGYWSKDTDWSGWARWFAARGFTVYDTDYRLTSDAVWPAQRDDVLAALHWVQRREDGRRPLVLGSSAGGHLALQAGAYGAGWARTRGVVALSPVASPQRAWRDGGRQGASAERRALRRAAVRLADCVPGDGAGRACRARWTDLSVSSHASGADDAPLLLIHSAGDFVPRTHSSELAGAERGAGLGDITVRTVSGSAHGGPLLRGAGMAQSVLRWLRGHA encoded by the coding sequence ATGCACGCCATGCGTCGTACGTTGCTCGCTCTGGCCCTCTGCGGGACGCTGCTGTCGTCCGGTGCCGCCGCCGAGGCGGCCCCCGAGCCGCCGCACGGGCAGCTCTTCCGCTACGGGGGACACCCCCGCCAGAACATCACGGTGTACGGGGACGGCGGCACCCCGCTCGTCATCGTGCACGGCGGCTACTGGTCGAAGGACACCGACTGGAGCGGCTGGGCGCGGTGGTTCGCGGCGCGCGGGTTCACCGTGTACGACACCGACTACCGCCTCACCTCGGACGCGGTCTGGCCCGCGCAGCGCGACGACGTCCTCGCGGCGCTGCACTGGGTCCAGCGGCGGGAGGACGGGCGGCGCCCCCTCGTGCTCGGCTCGTCGGCGGGCGGGCACCTCGCGCTGCAGGCGGGTGCCTACGGGGCGGGGTGGGCGCGGACGCGGGGCGTGGTCGCGCTGTCGCCGGTGGCGTCGCCCCAGCGGGCGTGGCGCGACGGCGGGAGGCAGGGGGCGTCCGCGGAGCGGCGGGCGCTGCGGAGGGCCGCGGTGCGGCTCGCGGACTGCGTGCCGGGGGACGGGGCGGGGCGGGCGTGCCGGGCGCGGTGGACGGATCTGTCGGTCTCGTCCCACGCGTCGGGCGCGGACGACGCGCCGCTCCTCCTCATCCACTCCGCGGGGGACTTCGTGCCGCGCACGCACTCCTCGGAGCTGGCGGGCGCGGAGCGGGGCGCGGGCCTGGGTGACATCACGGTCCGCACGGTGTCGGGGTCCGCGCACGGGGGCCCGCTGCTGCGGGGCGCGGGGATGGCGCAGTCGGTCCTGCGGTGGTTGCGCGGACACGCGTAA
- a CDS encoding condensation domain-containing protein: MIQVNVEDVEFAPGHMYEWRMAAAAAGTRPSGVTSFNQEKHVSVAREAHAADDSLAMYIAATFELPGPVDREALGAALLYFVRRHDVLRSTFRQLTGGLSCGVLAPEHVESRQVDHGYAESPSAVRDLLHQIFRGVDPLAWPMIRLGAVIRDDSATVWFTCDHVVADGLSMPVGVHDIAEAYLAYAAGRTPALPETGSYLAFSHEQRDRNATLHAGDPRLERWKAFIEGTGSFFPRFPLDMGVEPGRMYPAVNETTPLLTAEEMKGLENACQDVGGKVHMGLLAAVGVAVRKEGGPDVHRSLMPVSDRGSGPYAHTMGWFVNTMPIAFPVGEGQSFGAVMAHVRAALDDMRQHIDVPFVRAWELLAPDEYCAHHYWPYSVNWFSYLDFRRSPGAERHRARDARMHVWMEGSYWYSFWLFRTDTGLYMNSIYAGTDRAKETARSLENTLRRTLRNLAGDGVF, encoded by the coding sequence GTGATCCAGGTAAACGTCGAGGACGTGGAGTTCGCCCCGGGGCACATGTACGAGTGGCGGATGGCCGCGGCGGCAGCCGGCACGCGGCCGAGCGGAGTCACCAGCTTCAACCAGGAGAAGCACGTCAGCGTCGCCCGTGAGGCCCACGCCGCCGATGACTCCCTCGCCATGTACATCGCCGCGACGTTCGAGCTCCCCGGCCCGGTCGACCGCGAGGCGCTCGGCGCCGCCCTGCTGTACTTCGTACGGCGCCACGACGTGCTGCGCAGCACGTTCCGGCAGCTCACCGGTGGCCTGTCCTGCGGCGTCCTGGCCCCGGAACACGTCGAGTCGAGGCAGGTCGACCACGGGTACGCGGAGTCGCCGTCCGCCGTGCGCGACCTGCTGCACCAGATCTTCCGGGGGGTCGACCCGCTCGCCTGGCCCATGATCCGGCTCGGCGCCGTCATCCGGGACGACTCCGCCACCGTGTGGTTCACCTGCGACCACGTCGTGGCCGACGGCCTGTCCATGCCGGTCGGCGTGCACGACATCGCCGAGGCCTACCTCGCGTACGCGGCCGGACGTACCCCCGCCCTCCCCGAGACCGGGAGCTACCTGGCCTTCAGCCACGAACAGCGCGACCGCAACGCCACCCTGCACGCCGGCGATCCGCGCCTGGAGCGGTGGAAGGCGTTCATCGAAGGGACAGGGAGTTTCTTTCCGCGCTTCCCGCTGGACATGGGTGTCGAGCCCGGCCGCATGTACCCGGCCGTCAACGAGACCACGCCCCTCCTCACCGCCGAGGAGATGAAGGGGCTGGAGAACGCGTGCCAGGACGTCGGCGGGAAGGTGCACATGGGGCTGCTTGCCGCCGTGGGAGTGGCCGTGCGCAAGGAGGGCGGGCCCGACGTCCACCGGAGCCTCATGCCGGTCAGCGACCGCGGCAGCGGGCCCTACGCCCACACCATGGGCTGGTTCGTGAACACCATGCCCATCGCGTTCCCGGTGGGCGAAGGACAGAGCTTCGGCGCCGTCATGGCCCATGTGCGCGCCGCCCTCGACGACATGCGGCAGCACATCGACGTGCCGTTCGTGCGGGCCTGGGAACTGCTGGCCCCCGACGAGTACTGCGCCCACCACTACTGGCCGTACTCGGTGAACTGGTTCTCCTACCTCGACTTCCGCCGTTCCCCCGGGGCCGAGCGGCACAGAGCGCGCGACGCGCGGATGCACGTGTGGATGGAAGGCTCGTACTGGTACAGCTTCTGGCTCTTCCGCACCGACACCGGCCTGTACATGAACTCGATCTACGCCGGGACGGACCGGGCGAAGGAGACCGCCCGCTCGCTCGAGAACACCCTGCGGCGCACGCTGCGGAACCTCGCCGGTGACGGGGTCTTCTGA
- a CDS encoding LPXTG cell wall anchor domain-containing protein, with translation MSHTKKPAALALATVLAGGSAVLLAAPAAQATVQDVNYQCKTPIGDKSAVSPIDIKSVKSGSAYKLTMSFQKGVSSSPVELGKGAMKPSAVIKLGGAESGTVPVSGATNAEAIPANTPIKISDLSGTYTPKKSGKVTFTAGVLTIKALGTTTTCTPSNNPKPSLELDVKGAGGSEGSGGSGGSDASGSGASGGSGTTGGSDSAPSGGGELPQTGPADSAVALGTLGGTVLLAGAAGALWLTRRNQAARSR, from the coding sequence GTGTCGCACACGAAAAAACCGGCCGCGCTCGCGCTCGCCACCGTCCTGGCCGGCGGCTCAGCGGTGCTGCTGGCCGCCCCCGCCGCGCAGGCCACCGTCCAGGACGTCAACTACCAGTGCAAGACGCCGATCGGCGACAAGAGCGCCGTCTCGCCGATCGACATCAAGAGCGTCAAGAGCGGCAGCGCCTACAAGCTCACCATGTCCTTCCAGAAAGGCGTCTCCTCCAGCCCCGTCGAGCTCGGCAAGGGCGCGATGAAGCCAAGCGCGGTGATCAAGCTGGGCGGCGCGGAGAGCGGCACGGTCCCGGTGTCCGGCGCGACGAACGCCGAGGCCATCCCCGCGAACACGCCCATCAAGATCAGCGACCTGTCGGGTACGTACACGCCCAAGAAGAGCGGCAAGGTCACGTTCACCGCCGGTGTCCTCACGATCAAGGCGCTCGGCACGACCACGACGTGCACGCCCTCCAACAATCCCAAGCCGTCGCTCGAACTGGACGTCAAGGGAGCCGGCGGCTCCGAGGGGTCCGGGGGCTCCGGGGGGTCCGATGCGAGTGGCAGTGGCGCGTCGGGGGGCTCCGGCACCACGGGCGGCTCCGACAGCGCGCCCTCCGGCGGCGGCGAACTCCCGCAGACCGGCCCCGCCGACTCCGCCGTCGCACTCGGCACCCTCGGCGGCACGGTGCTGCTCGCGGGAGCGGCCGGGGCGCTGTGGCTGACGCGCAGGAACCAGGCGGCGCGCTCGCGGTAG
- a CDS encoding ATP-binding protein: MSTTRPYSPGDRGPESEAAVADAPAERASGTPAARQVRRLSLNGASGIVPLARDYTREALHAWGWLPAESADRRAAAEDVLLVVSELVTNACLHAEGPDELRLSSDGKVLRIEVSDRGTGQPAPRTPHRAGRPGGHGMFIVQRLCLDWGVVRNPGAAGKTVWAEVGAPA, encoded by the coding sequence ATGAGCACCACCCGGCCTTATTCGCCGGGCGACCGCGGCCCGGAGTCCGAGGCCGCAGTCGCGGACGCTCCCGCGGAGCGGGCCTCAGGCACGCCCGCCGCCCGGCAGGTCCGCAGGCTCAGCCTGAATGGCGCGAGCGGCATCGTCCCGCTCGCCCGCGACTACACGCGCGAGGCGCTGCACGCGTGGGGCTGGCTCCCCGCGGAGAGCGCCGACCGGCGGGCGGCCGCCGAGGACGTGCTCCTCGTCGTCTCGGAGCTGGTCACCAACGCCTGCCTGCACGCCGAAGGCCCCGACGAGCTCCGTCTGTCCTCCGACGGCAAGGTGCTGCGCATCGAGGTCTCCGACCGCGGCACGGGACAGCCCGCGCCGCGCACCCCGCACCGCGCCGGGCGGCCCGGCGGACACGGCATGTTCATCGTGCAGCGGCTCTGCCTGGACTGGGGCGTCGTCCGCAACCCGGGAGCCGCGGGCAAGACGGTCTGGGCGGAGGTGGGGGCGCCCGCGTAG
- a CDS encoding STAS domain-containing protein yields the protein MDRGTVGSAHRGRLLVEVRKVGASAVVTPAGELDHHTADVLREPLENCLSEGYARLVVDCSRLEFCDSTGLNVLLGARLKAEAAGGGVHLAGMLPVVARVFEITGAEAVFTVHDTLEAALGE from the coding sequence ATGGACCGCGGGACGGTCGGCAGCGCACACAGGGGCCGGCTTCTGGTCGAAGTCCGGAAGGTGGGCGCGAGTGCCGTCGTGACCCCGGCGGGTGAGTTGGATCACCACACCGCCGACGTGTTGCGCGAACCACTCGAAAACTGCCTGTCAGAGGGCTACGCACGGCTTGTCGTCGACTGCTCACGTCTTGAGTTCTGTGATTCCACGGGACTCAACGTGCTCCTCGGCGCCCGGCTCAAGGCCGAGGCCGCCGGCGGCGGTGTTCATCTCGCCGGGATGCTCCCGGTGGTCGCCAGGGTCTTCGAGATCACCGGCGCGGAGGCGGTCTTCACCGTCCACGACACCCTCGAAGCGGCCCTCGGAGAGTGA
- a CDS encoding RNA polymerase sigma factor SigF produces the protein MSPRLDESHTDQATSTLPPHRSATGIPAPAQESVPTQGAHEIAEDTYEGLDGLPEIPPYAEVAPLDARALSKTLFERLESLEEGTHEYAYVRNTLVELNLALVKFAASRFRSRSEPMEDIIQVGTIGLIKAIDRFELSRGVEFPTFAMPTIVGEIKRFFRDTSWSVRVPRRLQELRLDLAKAGDELAQQFDRAPTVGELAERLGISNEEVVEGMAASNAYTASSLDAQPEEDDSEGALADRIGYEDHGLEGIEYIESLKPLIAELPPRDRKILSLRFVANMTQSEIGEELGISQMHVSRLLSRTLVKLRKGLTVEE, from the coding sequence ATGTCACCCCGGCTCGACGAATCGCATACTGACCAGGCGACGTCGACACTCCCGCCGCACCGCTCCGCCACCGGGATCCCGGCCCCCGCCCAAGAGTCCGTCCCGACTCAGGGTGCCCACGAAATCGCCGAGGACACCTACGAAGGCCTCGACGGTCTCCCCGAGATCCCGCCGTACGCCGAAGTGGCGCCGCTGGACGCGAGGGCCCTGTCCAAGACTCTCTTCGAGCGCCTCGAATCCCTCGAAGAAGGCACACACGAATACGCGTACGTCCGCAACACGCTGGTCGAACTGAACCTCGCCCTGGTGAAGTTCGCCGCCTCCCGGTTCCGCTCCCGCAGCGAGCCCATGGAGGACATCATCCAGGTCGGCACGATCGGCCTCATCAAGGCCATCGACCGCTTCGAGCTCAGCCGTGGCGTCGAGTTCCCCACCTTCGCGATGCCGACGATCGTCGGTGAGATCAAGCGCTTCTTCCGCGACACCAGCTGGTCGGTGCGCGTCCCGCGCCGACTCCAGGAACTCCGACTGGACCTCGCCAAGGCGGGCGACGAACTCGCCCAGCAGTTCGATCGCGCCCCCACGGTGGGCGAGCTCGCCGAGCGCCTGGGCATCTCCAACGAAGAAGTCGTCGAGGGGATGGCCGCGTCCAACGCCTACACGGCCAGCTCCCTGGACGCGCAGCCCGAGGAGGACGACTCCGAAGGCGCGCTCGCGGATCGGATCGGTTACGAGGACCACGGCCTCGAAGGCATCGAGTACATCGAGTCGCTGAAGCCGCTGATCGCCGAACTCCCCCCGCGCGACCGCAAGATCCTCTCCCTCCGATTCGTCGCCAACATGACGCAGTCGGAGATCGGCGAGGAGCTCGGCATCTCGCAGATGCACGTCTCGCGACTGTTGTCGCGCACTCTCGTCAAGCTCCGCAAGGGACTGACGGTCGAGGAGTGA
- a CDS encoding aspartate/glutamate racemase family protein: MKTIGLIGGMSWESSAEYYRLLNELVRDRLGGLHSARCVLYSVDFAEIERLQVQGEWVRAGDVLAAAAKGVEAAGADLVLICTNTMHKVADQVQAAISVPLLHLGDATAEAVHRAGVTRVGLLGTAFTMEQDFCRERLSAHGLDVLVPDEAGRGLVHRVIYEELCLGVVREESRAAYQEVIRRLVDRGAQGVILGCTEIELLIGQEHSPVPVFPTTRLHAEAAVDAAFGTSG, encoded by the coding sequence ATGAAGACCATCGGCCTCATCGGCGGCATGAGCTGGGAGTCCAGCGCCGAGTACTACCGACTGCTCAACGAACTCGTACGGGACCGGCTGGGCGGCCTTCACTCCGCGCGGTGCGTGCTCTACTCCGTCGACTTCGCCGAGATCGAGCGGCTGCAAGTACAGGGGGAGTGGGTGCGGGCCGGAGACGTGCTCGCCGCTGCCGCCAAGGGAGTTGAGGCCGCCGGCGCCGATCTCGTCCTCATCTGCACCAACACCATGCACAAGGTCGCCGACCAGGTCCAGGCCGCGATCTCCGTGCCGCTGCTGCACCTCGGGGACGCCACCGCCGAGGCCGTACATCGGGCGGGGGTCACCCGCGTCGGACTGCTCGGGACCGCGTTCACCATGGAGCAGGACTTCTGTCGGGAGCGGCTCTCCGCGCACGGGCTGGACGTCCTCGTGCCCGACGAGGCCGGGCGGGGTCTCGTCCACCGCGTCATCTATGAGGAGTTGTGCCTCGGGGTCGTGCGGGAGGAGTCCCGTGCCGCGTACCAAGAGGTGATCCGCCGCCTGGTCGACAGAGGTGCTCAGGGCGTCATCCTCGGGTGCACCGAGATCGAGCTGCTGATCGGGCAGGAGCACAGCCCTGTGCCCGTGTTCCCGACCACCAGGCTCCACGCCGAGGCCGCGGTCGACGCCGCATTCGGCACCAGCGGGTGA
- a CDS encoding ATP-binding protein: MQDPGPAPTVTSLPAPDFELDLLAVPKAIPDLRRVLRTHPYGPLPDVQLCVSELLSNVIRHLGEGTPVTVRLTTAHGRIRVAVTDPDPRAWPLLRSAGSDDETGRGLALLDAVSLRWGVEQEADRKTVWCELGEG; this comes from the coding sequence ATGCAAGACCCAGGCCCAGCCCCGACCGTCACCTCCCTGCCCGCCCCCGACTTCGAGCTCGACCTCCTCGCCGTCCCCAAAGCCATCCCCGACCTCCGCCGGGTTCTGCGCACGCACCCCTACGGCCCCCTCCCCGACGTCCAGCTCTGCGTCAGCGAGCTCCTCAGCAACGTGATCCGGCACCTCGGCGAGGGAACGCCCGTGACCGTCCGCCTCACTACCGCCCACGGGCGGATTCGCGTGGCCGTCACCGACCCGGACCCCCGCGCCTGGCCCCTGCTCCGCAGCGCGGGCAGCGACGACGAGACGGGACGCGGCCTCGCCCTGCTCGACGCGGTCTCACTGCGGTGGGGCGTGGAACAAGAAGCGGACCGCAAGACCGTCTGGTGCGAACTGGGGGAGGGCTAG
- a CDS encoding helix-turn-helix domain-containing protein, whose translation MAVRKDIDGSASVPAFYGKELRWKREAAGRTLQETVAGSFYGASYLSEIERGERRMPLEMARHVDQFLGTDGFFERRCADVHKARKGAHAAYFVQVLEAEPRARTIEEWNNALIPGLLQTGAYARAVIHSTHPLDLPEEVDAKIDARLQRAKLFDDPKKPEYWTILHESLLREPILPPEEMAEQLDHVAALAKRRRIVPQILLWNAPTRPFMGLPLKFMEFDDAPPLMYTEGPYHGQCVDDPALVKPYRKTYDRLRAAALPPEASLAMIEDAAEEYRNGKPRR comes from the coding sequence GTGGCGGTACGCAAGGACATCGACGGCTCGGCGAGCGTGCCCGCCTTCTACGGCAAGGAGCTGCGCTGGAAACGGGAGGCGGCGGGGCGGACGCTTCAGGAGACGGTCGCGGGCAGCTTCTACGGGGCGTCGTATCTGAGTGAGATCGAGCGGGGCGAGCGCCGGATGCCGCTGGAAATGGCCCGCCATGTGGACCAGTTCCTGGGGACGGACGGGTTCTTCGAACGGCGGTGCGCGGACGTGCACAAGGCCCGGAAGGGCGCGCACGCGGCGTACTTCGTGCAGGTCCTGGAAGCGGAACCGCGGGCGCGGACCATCGAGGAGTGGAACAACGCGCTCATCCCGGGGTTGTTGCAGACCGGGGCGTACGCACGGGCGGTCATCCACTCGACGCACCCACTGGACCTTCCGGAGGAAGTCGACGCGAAGATCGACGCTCGGTTGCAGCGGGCCAAGCTCTTCGACGACCCGAAGAAACCGGAGTACTGGACGATCCTGCACGAGTCCCTGCTGCGGGAGCCGATTCTGCCACCGGAGGAGATGGCTGAGCAGCTCGACCACGTCGCAGCGTTGGCTAAACGCCGTCGCATCGTTCCACAGATTCTCTTGTGGAACGCTCCAACCCGTCCCTTCATGGGGTTGCCGCTGAAGTTCATGGAGTTCGACGACGCGCCTCCGCTCATGTACACGGAAGGCCCGTACCACGGACAGTGTGTGGACGATCCGGCCCTCGTGAAGCCGTACCGGAAGACATACGATCGGCTCAGGGCCGCCGCACTGCCGCCGGAGGCGTCCCTCGCCATGATCGAGGATGCGGCTGAGGAATACCGAAATGGCAAGCCACGACGTTGA
- a CDS encoding DUF397 domain-containing protein has protein sequence MASHDVDLSTAVWRKSSHSNGDGGDCVEVAERFPGAARWRKSSNGTGGDCVEVTVGLPDLIPVRDSKNPHGPALVIPATAWTLFVEAVTKGELAG, from the coding sequence ATGGCAAGCCACGACGTTGACTTGAGCACCGCCGTGTGGCGCAAGAGCAGCCACAGCAACGGCGACGGCGGTGATTGTGTAGAGGTCGCCGAACGCTTTCCCGGCGCCGCCCGCTGGCGCAAGAGCAGCAACGGCACTGGCGGCGACTGCGTCGAAGTCACCGTTGGCCTCCCCGACCTCATCCCTGTCCGCGACTCCAAGAACCCGCACGGTCCCGCCCTCGTGATCCCGGCAACCGCCTGGACCCTCTTCGTCGAGGCGGTCACAAAGGGGGAGCTGGCGGGTTAA
- a CDS encoding DUF6879 family protein translates to MLLDGEDWRRYFDAFAHEAWRFEAQPTYTMPKEQESLARFLRGADKPSAHNARWHERVRGYVKSGKRIGRVRIVRRPLTDYQRYQFAWGIPGNIAAGEDIRILDVTLEDYGLPLSGRDWWLFDEARIAHLNFRPDGTQINREAFEGDPTPYLEWKRTALEHSVTFEEYVKGLDV, encoded by the coding sequence GTGCTCTTGGATGGTGAGGACTGGCGCAGGTACTTCGACGCTTTCGCGCACGAAGCCTGGCGGTTCGAGGCTCAACCGACGTACACCATGCCCAAAGAACAGGAAAGCCTCGCGCGTTTCCTACGCGGTGCGGACAAACCCTCTGCGCACAACGCACGCTGGCACGAACGGGTACGCGGGTATGTCAAATCCGGCAAGCGTATCGGCCGGGTCCGAATCGTTCGGCGTCCCCTCACAGATTACCAGCGATACCAGTTCGCTTGGGGGATACCAGGAAACATCGCGGCCGGCGAAGACATCCGCATCCTGGATGTGACACTGGAGGACTACGGCTTGCCGCTCTCCGGGCGTGACTGGTGGCTGTTCGACGAAGCACGCATAGCTCACCTGAACTTTCGGCCGGACGGAACCCAAATCAATCGTGAGGCCTTTGAGGGCGACCCGACCCCATATCTGGAGTGGAAGCGCACAGCCCTGGAGCACTCCGTGACCTTCGAGGAGTACGTGAAGGGCCTTGACGTTTGA